Proteins co-encoded in one Corylus avellana chromosome ca9, CavTom2PMs-1.0 genomic window:
- the LOC132161592 gene encoding LOW QUALITY PROTEIN: aldose reductase-like (The sequence of the model RefSeq protein was modified relative to this genomic sequence to represent the inferred CDS: inserted 1 base in 1 codon) — MFAPQDQEAQSFRLLSGHTIPAVGLGTWKSGSKARESVFTAIVEAGYRHIDTAPMYEVEQEVGRGIQAAMKEAGIERKDLFVTSKLWCTDLSPDRVRTALKNTLQELQLDYLDLYLIHWPFHVKDGASRPPKAGEILDFDMEGVWREMEKLVKENLVRDIGISNFSLKKXNKLLGFAQTTPSVCQVEMHPGWRNDKMLEACKKNGVHVTAYSPLGSSEGGRDLLHDQTVEMIAKKLNKSPGQVLVRWAIQRGTSVIPKSNNPDRIKENIKVFGWKIPEPDFQALCSFPDQKRVLDGEEFLVNKEEGPFKSAADLWDHED; from the exons ATGTTTGCACCGCAAGATCAAGAGGCACAGTCCTTCAGGCTGTTGAGTGGCCACACTATACCAGCCGTTGGATTGGGCACTTGGAAGTCTGGTTCCAAGGCCAGGGAATCCGTTTTCACTGCAATTGTTGAG GCTGGTTATAGACACATAGATACGGCTCCAATGTACGAAGTTGAACAGGAg GTTGGGCGCGGAATCCAGGCTGCCATGAAGGAAGCAGGGATTGAGAGGAAGGATCTCTTTGTCACTTCTAAGCTATG GTGCACCGACTTGTCTCCTGATAGAGTTCGAACTGCTCTGAAAAATACTCTTCAAGAGCTCCAACTTGACTACCTAGATCTTTATTTG ATTCATTGGCCCTTCCACGTTAAGGATGGAGCCAGCAGACCTCCTAAAGCAGGGGAGATATTGGACTTCGACATGGAAGGGGTGTGGAGAGAAATGGAGAAGCTTGTCAAAGAAAATCTCGTTAGGGACATTGGCATTTCCAATTTCAGTCTGAAGA TCAATAAGCTTCTGGGCTTTGCCCAAACCACTCCCTCTGTGTGTCAG GTGGAGATGCATCCTGGTTGGAGAAACGACAAAATGCTGGAGGCATGCAAGAAGAATGGTGTTCATGTCACT GCATACTCACCACTGGGGTCATCAGAAGGAGGCAGAGATCTGCTCCATGATCAGACGGTTGAAATGATAGCAAAGAAGCTGAACAAGAGCCCAGGACAGGTGCTGGTGAGGTGGGCCATCCAGAGAGGGACAAGTGTTATCCCCAAATCAAACAACCCCGATAGGATCAAAGAGAACATCAAGGTGTTTGGGTGGAAAATCCCAGAGCCAGACTTCCAAGCCCTCTGCAGTTTCCCGGATCAA AAAAGAGTGCTGGATGGTGAAGAGTTTCTTGTTAACAAGGAAGAAGGGCCATTCAAAAGTGCAGCTGATCTCTGGGACCATGAGGACTGA
- the LOC132161591 gene encoding probable protein phosphatase 2C 65, with the protein MGGVCCSKDGMYRESSMEEDVDEREDEVDEEDDIRHGDGGARIRLQGPSRFTSMYTQQGRKGINQDSMTVWEGFTGDKEMLFCGVFDGHGPSGHKVARHVRDTLPLNLSAALKFSRINRSKYSDVDLVDEDDDDNHNNNDDTIHCVSDNNSRNLSLPSWEASLLETFKETDEVLCQDSSIDSFCSGSTAVAVVKQGCHLIIANLGDSRAILSTRGDNNELLPIQLTADMKPDILSEAERIRNCRGRVFAMHEEPDVYRIWMPDEDCPGLAMSRAFGDFCLKDHGLISTPEISYRKLTDNDEFIVLATDGVWDVLTNIEVIRIVASSKKRSMAAKLLVKRAVIAWRRKYPCSSVDDCTAICLFLTNPPTTLTRPAPGPGVMTACDASCSRPLDRSMSFRCKRQGSKKVK; encoded by the exons ATGGGGGGAGTCTGTTGCAGTAAGGATGGCATGTACAGAGAGTCGTCCATGGAGGAAGACGTGGATGAAAGGGAAGACGAAGTTGATGAAGAGGATGATATCCGGCATGGAGACGGCGGGGCTCGTATAAGGTTGCAAGGGCCTTCGAGGTTCACATCCATGTACACCCAGCAAGGAAGAAAAGGAATCAATCAAGATTCCATGACAGTTTGGGAG GGTTTTACTGGTGATAAAGAAATGTTATTCTGCGGCGTGTTCGATGGTCATGGTCCCTCCGGGCACAAAGTTGCACGCCATGTACGCGACACTTTACCCTTAAATCTCTCCGCAGCACTTAAATTCTCAAGAATCAACCGCAGCAAATATAGTGACGTTGATTTGGTTGATGAAGACGATGATGATAATCACAACAACAATGACGATACCATACATTGCGTTAGCGATAATAACAGTAGAAATCTGTCTTTGCCTTCATGGGAGGCCAGTTTGCTTGAAACTTTCAAGGAAACTGATGAAGTACTTTGTCAAGATTCCTCCATTGATAGCTTTTGCAGTGGTAGCACAGCGGTAGCTGTAGTTAAACAG GGTTGCCACTTGATAATTGCCAACTTGGGAGATTCTCGTGCGATTCTTTCCACTAGAGGAGACAATAATGAACTTCTTCCTATTCAACTCACAGCTGACATGAAACCTGATATTCTAA GTGAAGCTGAAAGAATCAGAAATTGTAGAGGCAGAGTTTTTGCAATGCATGAAGAACCTGATGTTTATAGAATATGGATGCCTGATGAAGACTGCCCTGGTCTTGCTATGTCAAGGGCTTTCGGAGATTTCTGCCTCAAAGATCATGGCCTCATCTCAACCCCTGAAATTTCCTATAGGAAGCTTACAGACAATGATGAATTTATCGTTCTAGCAACCGATGGA GTGTGGGATGTATTAACAAACATTGAAGTTATAAGAATCGTTGCTTCTTCAAAGAAGCGATCCATGGCAGCCAAATTGTTGGTAAAACGTGCGGTTATAGCGTGGAGGCGTAAATACCCATGTTCCTCTGTTGACGATTGTACAGCCATATGCTTGTTCCTCACAAACCCACCAACTACGTTGACCAGGCCGGCGCCGGGGCCGGGAGTAATGACGGCCTGTGATGCAAGCTGCTCACGGCCGCTAGATAGGTCTATGTCCTTCAGATGTAAACGGCAAGGCTCAAAGAAAGTGAAGTAA
- the LOC132162080 gene encoding uncharacterized protein LOC132162080 — protein sequence MEPTTGKPGCLRNVLVRLLLFGVFVIVVRFAYVVTITGESCNVGDFCFFSLPETFNFVIAGAGPGASAIVASDVVKATNGGDLYTSKDWIEAVHYYSSVFQDLITEDRLSPESKALCVESPTGQDVYTLRQIGVKDSIGIFKKASRPLVIKALPNKIPFGDDTFDFVFSGGARLDKASRPLDLAAEIERTLKPEGFLVVHIGANDTYSFNSFLELFNSCDLIKSRDIDGLDSSTPQIREVVLRKRVETNNLGSEFEKPEPDYNSENKCLVPGHKRKLVRNAEPLITEEPLKPWITLKRNIKKIRYLPSMADISFKNRYVYIDVGARSYGSSIGSWFRKQYPKQNRTFEVYAIEADKAFHEEYRMKKKVTLLPYAAWVRNETLLFEVNHDPGKSDVDDKGRGMGRIRHLSGGNGGEVNEIEGFDFAEWLKNTVSEKDFVVMKMDVEGTEFDLIPRLFETGAICLIDEIFLECHYNRWQRCCPGERSPKYEKTYGQCLDLFSSLRQSGILVHQWW from the coding sequence ATGGAGCCTACCACAGGGAAGCCTGGCTGTTTGAGGAACGTTCTGGTACGGTTGCTTTTGTTCGGCGTTTTCGTCATCGTGGTCCGATTTGCCTACGTTGTTACGATAACCGGAGAGTCTTGCAACGTCGGGGACTTCTGTTTCTTCTCGTTGCCGGAGACTTTCAACTTCGTCATTGCCGGCGCCGGCCCCGGAGCCTCGGCCATTGTTGCGAGCGACGTCGTGAAGGCGACAAACGGCGGGGATCTCTACACGAGCAAGGACTGGATCGAGGCCGTTCATTACTACTCCTCGGTGTTCCAGGATCTGATCACCGAGGACCGCCTCTCACCGGAATCGAAGGCCTTGTGCGTGGAGTCCCCGACCGGACAGGACGTCTACACCCTGAGACAGATCGGAGTGAAGGACTCGATCGGAATTTTCAAGAAGGCCTCGCGGCCTTTGGTAATCAAGGCCCTCCCGAACAAAATCCCTTTCGGCGACGACACCTTTGACTTCGTTTTCTCCGGCGGGGCCCGCCTCGACAAGGCCTCCCGGCCGTTGGATCTCGCGGCGGAGATCGAACGGACGCTGAAACCCGAAGGGTTTCTGGTGGTCCACATCGGCGCGAACGACACGTATAGCTTCAATTCCTTTCTTGAGCTGTTCAATTCCTGCGATTTAATCAAATCACGCGACATCGACGGCTTGGATTCGTCGACGCCTCAAATACGCGAAGTTGTTCTGCGAAAACGGGTGGAAACCAATAATCTTGGCAGCGAGTTTGAGAAGCCCGAACCGGATTACAATTCGGAGAACAAGTGCTTGGTTCCGGGGCATAAGCGAAAGCTGGTTCGAAACGCGGAGCCGTTGATCACGGAGGAGCCATTGAAGCCGTGGATCACGTTGAAGAGGAATATAAAGAAGATAAGGTATTTACCGTCAATGGCTGATATAAGCTTTAAGAATAGGTATGTGTACATTGATGTTGGGGCTAGGAGTTACGGGTCTAGTATAGGAAGTTGGTTCAGGAAGCAATACCCAAAGCAAAACAGAACCTTCGAAGTGTATGCGATTGAGGCGGACAAGGCTTTTCACGAGGAGTATAGGATGAAGAAGAAGGTTACACTGTTGCCTTACGCGGCGTGGGTGAGGAATGAGACATTGTTGTTTGAGGTTAATCACGATCCGGGCAAGAGCGATGTCGATGATAAAGGTCGAGGAATGGGTAGAATTCGCCATTTGAGCGGCGGGAATGGCGGTGAGGTGAATGAGATTGAGGGGTTTGATTTTGCGGAGTGGCTGAAGAACACGGTGTCGGAGAAGGACTTTGTGGTGATGAAGATGGATGTGGAAGGGACGGAGTTCGATTTGATTCCGAGGTTGTTTGAGACCGGGGCGATTTGCTTGATCGACGAGATATTTCTCGAGTGTCATTACAATCGGTGGCAGAGATGTTGCCCTGGTGAGAGGAGTCCCAAGTATGAGAAAACCTACGGCCAATGCTTGgatcttttctcttctttgcgGCAAAGTGGGATTCTTGTTCATCAGTGGTGGTAA